A segment of the Deltaproteobacteria bacterium CG2_30_66_27 genome:
CATCATCGCCACGCCGACCTCGGAGACGACCCGGCCGAAGCCGGCGATGACCGCCGCCAGGATGCCGAACCGGATCTCGCCGGCCAGCGTCGCCACGGCCCGGAAGCGGCCGGCGCCCAGCGTCAGCGTCGTCGGAACGATCCGGGAATCCGCGCCGCGAACCGACGCAAGGGCATAGTTCGCGACGATCGGCGCGGCGAGCAGCGTTCCGCCGATCACGATCGCCGTCGGCGTGAAGAGGAGCCCGAGGATCCCCAGCGGCCCCTGCCGGCTCAGGAAACCGTAGACGAAAAGCCCCACCACGACGGTCGGGACGGCCATCAGGGTATTGAAGAGCGTGACGACGAGCCGCTTCAGCGGAAACTCGGAGAGTCCAACGAGAAGCCCGAGCGGGATGCCGAGGAGGGCGGCG
Coding sequences within it:
- a CDS encoding ABC transporter permease → MDFLFSSFAAALRMIGGLSPDVFDAVRTSLSVAAGATVFAALLGIPLGLLVGLSEFPLKRLVVTLFNTLMAVPTVVVGLFVYGFLSRQGPLGILGLLFTPTAIVIGGTLLAAPIVANYALASVRGADSRIVPTTLTLGAGRFRAVATLAGEIRFGILAAVIAGFGRVVSEVGVAMMLGGNIRGYTRTMTTAIALETSKGEFAFGMALGIVLMLVALVVNLFLNLLQRR